The following DNA comes from Limnobacter sp. SAORIC-580.
CGGGATGGGCCAGCATAAAGCGCCAGTTGGGCCGGAAACGGGGTATCGAGCTCAATTCTGGATCTCGGCAAAATGATTAAAGGAACAACTTGACACGCGCTCTCGGCTTGCCCCCTGGGATTGAAGCCAGATACCGCTTCCGGGCTCGATGACGCCTACACAATGCAGGCCCGCCTTCAAGGATTGTATTGCATCATGACGGTTCGGGTGGGCTGTCCAGCACAATTCGAAATCGTCACCGCCCGCCAAGGTTTGCTCGAGCAAGATTTTCAACAACCCGGCCGCATTGGCCTGTTGATCTATTTCAGGCCAAAGTTTTCGCCACATTGATTCCAGAGACGACTGGAAGAGTATGGCGGACACTTCGCTTGCACTGGAAATGTGGGCCAGATCTCCACTCAAACCGTCGGACAGATCGAGGCAGGCGCTTGCAAGCCCACGCAACTGCAATCCAAGTTCAATGCGCGGAACTGGCATGCCAAGCTGACTTACAGCAATTTGCCGCAGCTGAGCCGGCATGGCCGCTAGCAAAGCCTGAACCTGCGGTAGCTCGTTACCCTTACACAGCTGCTCCAAGCGACCTCGCCTTTGGTATTCAAGCAAAAGCCCCAGGCGAGCAAGCCCGGGGGTACCACTTAACCAAACTTCTTCACCAATTTTCGCGTGTGCCCGATTAAACCCGAGGTGAGAAGCAGGCGCCTGGCCAAACACGGTGATTGACAGGGTTTTCAATGGATTGGAGCCGGCTGAAGTGGTATCACCCCCCACCAACGGGCAATTAAAACGGGTGGCGATGTCGAGCAAACCTGCTGAGAAGCCAGCCAGCCAGTTTTCATCAATTTCGGGCAAACTTAAATTGAGCGTGAAGCCGAGTGGACTCGCCCCACTGGCAGCGAGATCGGACAAGTTACTGGCCAAGGCCTTCCAGCCTGTGACACGAGGTGGATCATCTGAAAAAAAGTGAACGCCCTCAACCAAGGTGTCGGTAGAGGTGAACAGATGAAAATCGGGTGCAAGTCGAAGCGTCGCGCAGTCGTCTCCGATGCCAAAAAGTACCGTGTCGGGATTGGCCTGTGCAAGCCCACCAAAAGGAGTTTTGAAATAGCGATGAATAAGGTCGAATTCCAAAACGCCTCTTGAGTTTTAGCTTGACTGACTGTTTGCCTGAGCCTTGATTTCGGAATCACGCGCCTGGGCGGCCACTTTGTCTAGCACACCATTGACGAATTTGAACGCGTCAGTGCCTCCGAAGGTTTTGGTCAACTCAACCGCCTCGTTGATCACCACCCGGTAGGGAATTTCTGCATGCGTATTCATTTCATGACTGGCCAACACCAACACAGCTTTCTCGACCGGACTGAGCTCGCCCCAAGGACGATCAATGAACGGCTGAATCTGATGCATCAACGCGTCAAGGTGATGCACCGAACCATGCAAAAGAGACTCGTAGTGCTCACGATCGGCTTTGTCGAAACCGGGCGCATCCCGAATGTGCGCATCCACTTCACCCACTTCAGTGGGATTCAAAAACCACTGGTACAAGCCCTGCAAAGCCAATTCACGAGATCGACGGCGAGCGTTGCGAGTGTGTCCTTGCCTCTTGCCCGAATCGGGCTTGCTGGCTTCACTCATCGTCTTCTTCCTCGTCATCTGCGCCAGGTAGGTTGTCATCCAGCGTCATCATTAAATTGCCCATTTCCACGGCACATCGAGCGGCATCAACGCCTTTGTCCTCGATACGCTCAATGGCCTGGTCTTCGGTGTAGGTCGTCAACACCATGTTGACTACAGGCACATCGTGAGCCAAGGCCACACTTGAAACGCCGCGGGCGCTTTCGCCACACACAATCTCAAAATGGTAAGTGTCGCCCTTGATCACGGCACCCAAAGCAATGAGTGCATCAAACTCGCCTGAGAATGCCAGGCGCTGCAATGCGATTGGAATTTCCATCGCACCAGGTACCGTGATGTGAAGAATGTCTTCATTCAACACGCCCAAGCGCAGCAATTCACTGCAACAGGCGGCCCAAAGGCCATTGGTAATTTCTTCGTTGAAGCGGGCCTGAACCACACCCACACGAATGCCATCGCCATTCAAATTAGCAGGCACACTTCCTGGACTGTTGCTCATTTCGTTTCTCCGTTGACATAACCTGATACTTCCAAATCAAACCCGGTCATGCTTGGCATTTTCCGTGGTCGGGACAGCAATTTCATTTTGTTGACACCCAGGTCGCGCAAAATTTGCGCCCCGATACCATAGGTACGCAAATCCGGGTTTGATCCCGCACCCTTGCGTGCAGTAGTACCGCGCTGCTCGATATCGTCTAGCGAGGCAAACTGCCCCAACAAGCGGTCAGAGGACACATCACAGTTCAGAAGCACAATAACGCCGGCCCCCTCATCCACCACTTTCTTCATGGCTGCAGGAATTGAGAAAGAGTGTTCCGACAAATTCACTTCGAGAAAATCGATCAGCGAGGTGGGTTCATGGACGCGTACCAAAGCCTCGGTGTCGGGGTTCAATTGGCCGTACACCAAGGCAAAGTGTGCGCTACCAGTGGGCTTGTCGCGGAAAGAAATGCACTTGAATTGGCCTTGCACGGTGTCAATGACACGTTCGTGCATGCGTTCGATCAGTGACTCTTTGGTGCTTCGGTACTGAATAAGATCGGCGATGGTGCCAATTTTCAAATTGTGTTCTTTGGCAAACTCCACCAGATCAGGCAAGCGGGCCATGGTGCCATCGTCTTTCATGATCTCGCAAATGACCGAGGCTGGGCTGAGGCCGGCCATGGCAGCCAGGTCACAACCCGCTTCCGTGTGACCTGCCCGCATGAGTACCCCACCATTCACTGCGGTCAGGGGAAAAATATGGCCCGGTTGCACCAGATCTTCTGGTTTGGAATTTTTGTTCACTGCCACACGAATGGTGTGGGACCGATCGGCTGCAGAAATACCTGTTGACACACCTTCTGCTGCTTCGATGGAGACCGTGAAATTGGTACCGTGAGAGGAGCCATTGGCTGCCACCATGGGGCGCAAGCCCAACTCGCGACAGCGGGCCTCGGTCAATGTCAGACAAATGAGGCCACGGCCGTATTTGGCCATGAAATTGATGGCCTCTGGCGTAACAAAGTCGGCGGCCAAGACGAGATCACCTTCATTTTCACGGTCTTCCTCGTCAACGAGAATAACCATGCGGCCTGCGCGCATTTCTTCAACGATTTCGTTGACTGGACTAATTGACATGGCTTTTTAAATTTTACGGATTGATTGAATGGGCTCTATTGTAAGCCCTCAAGCGCCATTCACGCACGCACAGCAGTAGAAGGACTGCTCCCCAAATTGAAAACCACAGGCGATCGCCCCACTTTGCGAAGAAGGTTTGCCCCAATCGACCTTCGACTTGCCCCGACCAAACCAGGGCTTGCCCAGGCTCAACGCGCTGGGTCCACTGACCGTTCGCGTTCACTATGCCTGAAACACCGGTATTGGTCACACGCAAGCCTGGCTTGCGGTGTTCTGCTGACCGGGTACGGCCCATTTGAGCATGCTGATCAAGCGCCCAAGACTGGCCAAACCACGCAAGATTACTCAAATTCACAAACATGGAGGGCTCTTGGGTGGAATTGGCGACCAACCCAGCAAACTCACCGCTAAAAATATCTTCGTAACACACGGTGGAGGCCAACGCGTTGCCATTGACCAAAAAGGGCTTCAGCGGCCCCGAACCGGAGGTGAACTCCCCCATTGGCATGTTCAACATGGCCACAAACCACTTGAAGCCCAGCGGAATAAATTCACCAAATGGGACCAAATGCCGTTTGTCGTGGCGTGTTTCAGGCACCTCAAGCGCTTCCAGTGCTTCATCACCTTGAAACATGACGATGGAATTGAAGTACCGTGCCCCCTCTTGTATGGCCGACCCCATGATGACAGCTGTCTCGCCAGGGGTTGCAAAGTCGCGAAAGGTGGTCCGCCATTCAACCGGGGTATCGGTCCACACCAAAGGATTCACGGTTTCCGGAAACACGAGCAAACCGCCCCCCTGATTCGCCAACTGTTCCTTGGCCATGTCGCCCAAAGCAAATGCTTTTTGCATGTTCGACACAATCAGATCAGGATCAAACTTGATGCTTTGATCAACATTGGTTTGCACCCCCACCACGGTCAAGGCGCCAGCGCTTTGGGTGTTCACAGGAAGTTGAACCAGCACCAG
Coding sequences within:
- the nusB gene encoding transcription antitermination factor NusB, which codes for MSEASKPDSGKRQGHTRNARRRSRELALQGLYQWFLNPTEVGEVDAHIRDAPGFDKADREHYESLLHGSVHHLDALMHQIQPFIDRPWGELSPVEKAVLVLASHEMNTHAEIPYRVVINEAVELTKTFGGTDAFKFVNGVLDKVAAQARDSEIKAQANSQSS
- the lnt gene encoding apolipoprotein N-acyltransferase; protein product: MYSFLAGALLGAPWVLSFAPISLWWLGLLLLAVLPFVALKTSRPWLTGLAFGWSAYGLGVSWLHISLHTYGGLPSVLAWAAIAAFTLYLALFPALALWFYSRFAAVRAQSWPATVFNALLWAALWTFFEWARGTFMTGFAWLGLGDALVDSPFANLLPWLGSYGSLFALMLFAQLFLSFVFNRLPGNLLGATAVLGGLLVLVQLPVNTQSAGALTVVGVQTNVDQSIKFDPDLIVSNMQKAFALGDMAKEQLANQGGGLLVFPETVNPLVWTDTPVEWRTTFRDFATPGETAVIMGSAIQEGARYFNSIVMFQGDEALEALEVPETRHDKRHLVPFGEFIPLGFKWFVAMLNMPMGEFTSGSGPLKPFLVNGNALASTVCYEDIFSGEFAGLVANSTQEPSMFVNLSNLAWFGQSWALDQHAQMGRTRSAEHRKPGLRVTNTGVSGIVNANGQWTQRVEPGQALVWSGQVEGRLGQTFFAKWGDRLWFSIWGAVLLLLCVREWRLRAYNRAHSINP
- the ribH gene encoding 6,7-dimethyl-8-ribityllumazine synthase, with the protein product MSNSPGSVPANLNGDGIRVGVVQARFNEEITNGLWAACCSELLRLGVLNEDILHITVPGAMEIPIALQRLAFSGEFDALIALGAVIKGDTYHFEIVCGESARGVSSVALAHDVPVVNMVLTTYTEDQAIERIEDKGVDAARCAVEMGNLMMTLDDNLPGADDEEEDDE
- the ribBA gene encoding bifunctional 3,4-dihydroxy-2-butanone-4-phosphate synthase/GTP cyclohydrolase II, whose product is MSISPVNEIVEEMRAGRMVILVDEEDRENEGDLVLAADFVTPEAINFMAKYGRGLICLTLTEARCRELGLRPMVAANGSSHGTNFTVSIEAAEGVSTGISAADRSHTIRVAVNKNSKPEDLVQPGHIFPLTAVNGGVLMRAGHTEAGCDLAAMAGLSPASVICEIMKDDGTMARLPDLVEFAKEHNLKIGTIADLIQYRSTKESLIERMHERVIDTVQGQFKCISFRDKPTGSAHFALVYGQLNPDTEALVRVHEPTSLIDFLEVNLSEHSFSIPAAMKKVVDEGAGVIVLLNCDVSSDRLLGQFASLDDIEQRGTTARKGAGSNPDLRTYGIGAQILRDLGVNKMKLLSRPRKMPSMTGFDLEVSGYVNGETK
- the thiL gene encoding thiamine-phosphate kinase, with protein sequence MEFDLIHRYFKTPFGGLAQANPDTVLFGIGDDCATLRLAPDFHLFTSTDTLVEGVHFFSDDPPRVTGWKALASNLSDLAASGASPLGFTLNLSLPEIDENWLAGFSAGLLDIATRFNCPLVGGDTTSAGSNPLKTLSITVFGQAPASHLGFNRAHAKIGEEVWLSGTPGLARLGLLLEYQRRGRLEQLCKGNELPQVQALLAAMPAQLRQIAVSQLGMPVPRIELGLQLRGLASACLDLSDGLSGDLAHISSASEVSAILFQSSLESMWRKLWPEIDQQANAAGLLKILLEQTLAGGDDFELCWTAHPNRHDAIQSLKAGLHCVGVIEPGSGIWLQSQGASRERVSSCSFNHFAEIQN